From a single bacterium genomic region:
- a CDS encoding sensor histidine kinase → MAAEAGKSNTEFFVQISSDLKDGKIRLIGIPLFGIIIPHLTGLFGHLPWSHAAHWWGYIYFILISFLIWHGNRYFLLQQRRYYDWFNHPVRKLILLLFANVFYTAPLTVGMLLGWYALSGVDVQWNVIELVTLMCVICVIFITHVYETVYLIQQRESDRVTFEKLQRAKAEAELEALKTQIDPHFMFNSLNTLSYLIEHEPKKAMLFNESLADVYRYILLNKDKEMVFLRDELVFLNHYYAMMKIRFGESIMIHLPDTDSQDDLLIPPISLQILLENAVKHNELSERRPLSVDFELTSDTMIVRNPVQERLNKKPSSRIGLKLLSERFELIMNRKIEILNEQQFFTVKLPLLRTSA, encoded by the coding sequence ATGGCCGCTGAAGCAGGAAAATCTAATACTGAATTTTTCGTTCAAATTTCATCAGACTTGAAAGACGGCAAAATCAGGCTGATCGGTATTCCGTTATTTGGGATCATCATTCCCCATTTGACGGGATTGTTTGGACATTTGCCGTGGAGTCATGCGGCGCATTGGTGGGGATATATATATTTCATTCTTATTTCTTTTTTGATATGGCACGGTAATCGCTATTTTCTTTTGCAACAACGCCGCTACTACGATTGGTTCAACCATCCTGTTCGTAAACTGATCCTGCTTTTGTTTGCAAACGTGTTTTACACAGCCCCGTTAACTGTTGGAATGTTACTCGGATGGTATGCTTTATCGGGAGTGGACGTGCAGTGGAATGTAATCGAGCTTGTGACGCTGATGTGCGTTATTTGCGTGATTTTCATTACGCATGTGTATGAAACGGTGTACCTGATTCAGCAACGTGAAAGCGATCGCGTCACATTTGAAAAACTTCAACGCGCAAAAGCGGAAGCGGAACTTGAGGCATTAAAAACGCAAATTGATCCGCACTTCATGTTCAATTCACTGAATACTCTTTCGTATTTGATCGAACATGAGCCGAAGAAGGCGATGCTTTTTAACGAAAGCCTGGCCGATGTGTATCGGTATATTTTGTTGAACAAAGATAAAGAGATGGTTTTTCTTAGAGACGAGCTGGTGTTTCTGAATCATTATTACGCAATGATGAAGATCCGTTTCGGTGAAAGCATAATGATACACCTTCCCGATACAGACTCGCAGGACGATTTACTCATTCCTCCGATTTCATTACAAATTTTACTCGAGAACGCAGTAAAACATAATGAACTTTCCGAGCGTCGTCCATTAAGCGTTGATTTTGAATTAACCAGCGACACCATGATCGTGCGAAACCCAGTTCAGGAAAGATTGAACAAAAAACCATCGTCTCGAATCGGATTGAAATTGTTGAGTGAACGTTTTGAATTAATCATGAATCGTAAAATTGAAATTCTGAATGAACAGCAGTTTTTTACCGTGAAACTTCCGCTGTTGAGGACGTCGGCATGA